One window of the Actinomyces procaprae genome contains the following:
- the brxL gene encoding BREX system Lon protease-like protein BrxL, with product MTTPQPTEPEPTEPKPTDQAQRPDPTPLDRKIAAAFPGVVVRKDLVKAVKGNAIVPTYVLEYLLGQYAATDDDATIRSGIEQVRRILRDHYVHRGENRLIQSRIREKGRHRVIDKVSVSLNEKLDIYEAEFSNLGISKVEIGAETVRNHPKLLTGGVWCICDIVYAYSGDPKDVPWRLHSLKPIQLSRLDLDSYTTTREQFSTEEWIDLLIQSIGFNPAMFGPRAKLLHLVRLIPFVERNYNLVELGPKGTGKSHIYSEFSPHGMLISGGEVTVPKLFVNNASGRIGLVGYWDCVAFDEFAGKKKRADRALVDIMKNYMANKSFSRGVETLGAEASMVFVGNTSHSVPYMLKNSDLFEELPEQYHDPAFLDRIHCYVPGWEFEQIRGEMFSSGYGFVVDYLAEVLRSLRDTDFSDRYQRYFTLSEDLSTRDRDGIHKTFSGLMKLVHPSGQASPEEIGTLLRIALEGRKRVKDQLIRIDDTMTAVSFKYTHAGQPHTVTTLEEDEYPELYHHREPEPSQSPEAGTGDTGEASPSADAKGTEDATTRAQGSELKEQHLEFADGRRGFTYDRYFGPYLRGASRIEVVDPFIRQPHQARNLMEFLETVAKYTDTTNEITVHLTTKRDEEPRYVPRQQENLETIRTNSAVAGISFEYSFSETIHDRSITTDTGWIIMLGRGLDVFQPFDTDWLDLRLRQQYFRQVREFTIAYMRKQ from the coding sequence ATGACCACCCCGCAGCCTACCGAGCCGGAGCCCACTGAGCCGAAGCCGACCGACCAGGCTCAGCGCCCCGATCCCACGCCGCTGGACCGCAAGATCGCGGCAGCATTCCCCGGCGTCGTCGTGCGCAAGGACCTCGTCAAGGCCGTCAAGGGCAACGCTATCGTGCCCACCTACGTGCTGGAATACCTGCTGGGCCAGTACGCAGCCACGGACGACGACGCCACCATTCGCTCCGGCATTGAGCAGGTCAGACGCATCCTCCGGGACCATTACGTGCACCGGGGCGAGAACCGCCTCATCCAGTCGCGTATCCGGGAGAAGGGGCGCCACCGCGTCATCGATAAGGTCTCCGTCTCCCTCAACGAGAAACTGGACATCTATGAGGCCGAGTTCTCCAACCTGGGCATCAGCAAAGTGGAGATCGGCGCCGAGACCGTGCGCAACCACCCCAAGCTCCTGACCGGCGGGGTCTGGTGCATCTGCGACATCGTCTACGCCTACTCGGGCGACCCGAAGGACGTTCCCTGGCGGCTGCACTCACTCAAGCCCATCCAGCTCTCGCGCCTGGACCTGGATTCCTACACCACCACCCGCGAGCAGTTCAGCACCGAGGAGTGGATCGACCTGCTCATCCAGTCCATAGGCTTCAACCCCGCCATGTTCGGCCCTCGGGCCAAGCTCCTTCACCTGGTACGCCTGATCCCCTTCGTTGAGCGGAACTACAACCTGGTGGAGCTTGGTCCCAAGGGGACCGGTAAGTCGCACATCTACTCCGAGTTCTCACCGCACGGCATGCTGATCTCCGGGGGTGAGGTGACAGTGCCGAAACTCTTCGTGAACAACGCCTCCGGGCGGATCGGCCTAGTGGGTTACTGGGACTGCGTCGCCTTCGACGAGTTCGCTGGCAAGAAGAAGCGGGCCGACCGGGCGCTGGTCGACATCATGAAGAACTACATGGCCAACAAGTCCTTCTCCCGTGGCGTCGAGACGCTCGGCGCGGAGGCCTCAATGGTGTTCGTCGGCAACACCTCCCACAGCGTGCCCTACATGCTGAAGAACTCCGACCTATTCGAGGAGCTGCCCGAGCAGTACCACGATCCCGCCTTCCTGGACCGCATCCACTGCTACGTGCCCGGATGGGAGTTCGAGCAGATCCGCGGCGAGATGTTCTCGTCCGGCTACGGATTCGTCGTCGACTACCTGGCCGAGGTGCTCCGCTCCCTGCGCGACACCGACTTCTCCGACCGCTACCAGCGCTACTTCACGCTGTCGGAAGACCTGTCCACTCGGGACCGGGACGGCATCCACAAGACCTTCTCCGGCCTGATGAAGCTCGTACACCCCTCCGGGCAGGCCAGCCCCGAAGAGATCGGCACTCTGCTGCGGATCGCGCTCGAAGGCCGTAAGCGGGTCAAGGACCAGCTCATCCGCATTGATGACACTATGACGGCGGTCAGCTTCAAGTACACCCACGCCGGGCAGCCCCATACGGTGACCACCCTGGAGGAGGACGAGTACCCGGAGCTGTACCACCACCGGGAGCCTGAGCCATCCCAGTCACCTGAGGCCGGCACCGGAGACACAGGAGAGGCCTCGCCGTCCGCCGACGCAAAGGGGACGGAGGATGCGACCACCCGGGCACAGGGCTCTGAACTTAAGGAACAACACCTCGAGTTCGCCGATGGCAGGCGCGGCTTCACCTACGACCGTTATTTCGGCCCGTATCTGCGCGGAGCGAGCCGCATCGAAGTCGTCGACCCGTTCATTCGTCAGCCCCACCAGGCGCGCAACCTGATGGAGTTCCTTGAGACCGTCGCGAAGTACACGGACACCACCAATGAGATCACCGTCCACCTGACTACGAAGCGCGATGAAGAGCCGCGCTACGTGCCCAGGCAGCAGGAGAACCTGGAGACGATCCGTACCAACTCTGCCGTCGCCGGCATCAGCTTCGAGTACTCCTTCAGCGAGACGATCCACGACCGCTCGATCACCACCGACACCGGCTGGATCATCATGCTGGGGCGCGGGCTGGACGTGTTCCAGCCCTTCGACACCGACTGGCTCGACCTGCGCCTGCGCCAGCAGTACTTCCGCCAGGTCAGGGAGTTCACGATCGCCTACATGCGCAAGCAATAG
- a CDS encoding Fic family protein: MESAPASRAEIMERLGIINQTRAFRRHVIPLIDAGLVERTIPDRPTSGHQRYRITDAGRAYLRTLTGDAE; encoded by the coding sequence GTGGAGTCAGCTCCAGCAAGCAGGGCAGAGATCATGGAACGGCTGGGCATCATCAACCAGACGCGCGCATTCCGTCGTCACGTAATACCACTGATCGATGCAGGACTCGTTGAGCGGACCATTCCCGACAGGCCAACCAGCGGACACCAGCGCTACCGGATCACCGACGCCGGCCGCGCCTACCTGCGCACCCTCACAGGAGACGCCGAATGA
- a CDS encoding PhoH family protein, with protein sequence MTNSPITPVAATAATTSAPAGTTSTPANAAGAAPADVTRSLALPDDLAPVALLGARDEVLRAVERGFPDVSVHVRGTTVTVTGPAARVDVVVVLLSELIDVARAGTPLTADAVDRAIGLLDTSARPAEVLTDEVLATHGRSIRPKSLGQKAYTDAIENSTITFGIGPAGTGKTYLAMAKAVDALVRKQVSRIILTRPAVEAGENLGFLPGTLTDKIDPYLRPLYDALHDMLDAEALPQLIAAGTIEVAPLAYMRGRTLNDAFIILDEAQNTSPEQMKMFLTRLGFGSKMVITGDISQIDLPGGRPSGLRVVRRILDGLEDITFCELTAADVVRHRLVGQIVDAYARYDAAHADTAGADPATRRGGPRRRTPSEFRDRNRP encoded by the coding sequence ATGACGAATTCGCCCATCACACCAGTAGCCGCGACCGCGGCGACCACCTCCGCCCCAGCTGGTACAACCAGCACACCCGCCAATGCGGCCGGTGCCGCTCCGGCCGACGTCACCCGCAGCCTGGCCCTGCCCGACGACCTCGCCCCCGTCGCCCTGCTCGGCGCCCGCGACGAGGTGCTGCGCGCCGTCGAGCGCGGCTTCCCCGACGTGTCCGTACACGTGCGCGGCACCACCGTGACCGTGACCGGCCCCGCCGCCCGGGTGGACGTGGTGGTCGTGCTGCTGTCCGAACTGATCGACGTCGCCCGCGCCGGCACGCCCCTGACCGCCGACGCCGTCGACCGCGCCATCGGCCTGCTGGATACCTCCGCCCGCCCCGCCGAGGTCCTCACCGACGAGGTCCTGGCCACCCACGGGCGCTCCATCCGCCCCAAGTCGCTCGGTCAGAAGGCCTACACCGACGCCATCGAGAACTCCACCATCACCTTCGGCATCGGCCCGGCCGGCACCGGCAAGACGTACCTGGCCATGGCCAAGGCCGTCGACGCCCTGGTCCGCAAGCAGGTCTCCCGCATCATCCTCACCCGCCCCGCGGTGGAGGCGGGGGAGAACCTCGGCTTCCTGCCCGGCACCCTCACCGACAAGATCGACCCCTACCTGCGGCCCCTGTACGACGCCCTGCACGACATGCTCGACGCCGAGGCCCTGCCGCAGCTGATCGCCGCCGGCACCATCGAGGTGGCCCCCCTGGCCTACATGCGCGGACGCACCCTCAATGACGCCTTCATCATCCTGGACGAGGCCCAGAACACCAGCCCCGAGCAGATGAAGATGTTCCTCACCCGCCTCGGCTTCGGCTCCAAGATGGTGATCACCGGGGACATCTCCCAGATCGACCTGCCCGGCGGCCGCCCCTCCGGGCTGCGCGTGGTGCGCCGCATCCTCGACGGCCTGGAGGACATCACCTTCTGCGAGCTGACCGCCGCCGACGTGGTGCGCCACCGGCTCGTCGGCCAGATCGTCGACGCCTACGCCCGCTACGACGCCGCCCACGCCGACACCGCCGGTGCGGATCCGGCCACCCGCCGCGGTGGACCCCGCCGCCGCACCCCCTCCGAATTCCGAGACAGGAACCGCCCATGA
- a CDS encoding EamA family transporter, translating into MWILLACGSALFAGLTSILAKLGVRTTDSTLATALRTPVILLGAWAMTLLSGSIRVLPHISATGLGWMVLSGLATGASWLCYFRALQLGGVSRVVPVDKLSTVITVVLAALLLGESVRALGWIGLLLITAGTALMLDPADMRALPTSIATGLRPGGSWLPYACGSAFFAALTAILGKLGVADIPSDLATAIRTVVVLVMAWGMVGISTRGGARPPIVRSELAWVLASGLATCASWLCYFGALAAGPASVVVPIDKLSVVVAVGFSMLVLRERLGRRYLGGLLLLVVGTLVMTVA; encoded by the coding sequence GTGTGGATTCTCCTGGCCTGCGGCTCCGCCCTGTTCGCGGGACTGACCTCCATCCTGGCCAAGCTCGGGGTACGCACCACGGACTCCACGCTCGCCACGGCGCTGCGCACTCCGGTGATCCTCCTCGGTGCCTGGGCCATGACCCTGCTCAGTGGCTCTATCCGCGTCCTGCCGCACATAAGTGCGACCGGGCTGGGCTGGATGGTGCTATCCGGCCTGGCGACCGGCGCCTCGTGGCTGTGCTACTTCCGCGCCCTGCAACTGGGCGGCGTCTCCCGGGTGGTGCCCGTGGACAAGCTGAGCACGGTTATCACCGTCGTGCTCGCAGCCCTGCTGCTAGGTGAGTCGGTGCGAGCGCTGGGCTGGATCGGCCTGCTGCTGATAACAGCCGGCACAGCGCTCATGCTCGACCCGGCGGATATGCGCGCCCTCCCGACTTCTATCGCCACCGGTCTGCGCCCGGGCGGTAGCTGGCTGCCATACGCCTGCGGCTCCGCCTTCTTCGCCGCTCTGACCGCAATCCTCGGCAAGCTCGGTGTGGCCGACATTCCGTCCGACCTGGCCACCGCGATCCGCACCGTGGTGGTGCTGGTCATGGCCTGGGGCATGGTCGGTATCAGCACCCGCGGCGGCGCGCGTCCGCCGATCGTGCGCTCCGAACTGGCGTGGGTGCTTGCCTCCGGCCTGGCCACCTGCGCCTCCTGGCTGTGCTACTTCGGTGCCCTTGCGGCGGGGCCCGCCAGCGTGGTAGTCCCGATCGACAAGCTGAGCGTAGTAGTGGCGGTCGGCTTCTCCATGCTCGTGCTGAGGGAGCGGCTCGGCCGAAGGTATCTGGGCGGACTTCTCCTGCTCGTCGTCGGCACGCTGGTGATGACCGTGGCCTGA
- a CDS encoding ABC transporter permease, whose amino-acid sequence MNARAYAATVRRVLAQLVADRRTLGLIMIVPAALLTLLYFVYLDYPYGESLFNRIAVAMMAILPMLVMFLVTSVAMLRERSSGTLERLWTTPLHRADLLLGYATAFTATAVGQSLLLCAVAAWCLGVEIGTSWAWVVLTALVVGFLGVALGLFVSAFARSEFQAVQFFPVVIGPQIFLCGLLVARDQLPRALELCSNLLPMSWAVDAVGELSANTAPTAAFAADLGLVAGAGAVILAVAALTVPRRVR is encoded by the coding sequence GTGAACGCGCGCGCCTACGCCGCCACCGTCCGCCGGGTGCTGGCGCAGCTGGTGGCCGACCGGCGCACGCTCGGGCTGATCATGATCGTCCCCGCCGCGCTGCTGACCCTGCTGTACTTCGTCTATCTCGACTACCCGTATGGCGAGTCTCTGTTCAACCGGATCGCGGTGGCCATGATGGCGATTCTGCCGATGCTGGTGATGTTCCTGGTCACGAGCGTGGCCATGCTGCGTGAGCGCTCCTCGGGGACGCTGGAGCGGCTGTGGACCACGCCGCTGCACCGCGCCGACCTGCTGCTCGGCTATGCCACCGCCTTCACCGCCACCGCGGTCGGGCAGTCCCTGTTGCTGTGCGCGGTGGCGGCCTGGTGCCTGGGCGTGGAGATCGGCACCTCCTGGGCGTGGGTGGTGCTCACGGCGCTGGTGGTCGGCTTCCTGGGCGTGGCCCTGGGGCTGTTCGTCTCCGCCTTCGCCCGCAGCGAGTTCCAGGCCGTGCAGTTCTTCCCGGTGGTCATCGGCCCGCAGATCTTCCTGTGCGGACTGCTGGTGGCCCGCGACCAGCTGCCGCGCGCGCTGGAGCTGTGCAGCAACCTCCTGCCCATGAGCTGGGCCGTCGACGCCGTCGGCGAGCTGAGTGCGAATACGGCGCCGACCGCCGCCTTCGCCGCCGACCTCGGGCTCGTGGCCGGGGCGGGAGCGGTGATCCTCGCCGTCGCCGCCCTGACCGTGCCGCGGCGGGTGCGGTAA
- a CDS encoding hemolysin family protein, producing the protein MTAAPTVLLLAGAVIVLGFGMVLSAGEGALARMTRAAAEDLVEAGRRGAGRVAALTNRREQVLGTLAGLRAGVDMLAAILVTLGVAGRFEQWWQVLLVAIALNLVLLGLLVGVSPRSAGRRNPGATLLALAGVLERVDALGAPWRWLESRFGHASTLTDAEMRAEVTEDLREMIDEIGDSETIEDEDREMLRSVVELGQTLVREVMVPRTDMVTIDEDKPASAGLRLFIRSGYSRVPVIGEDADDVRGILYLKDVLRRLSDHPEHGERPVVSFVREAVYVPETKLADDLLREMQLGHFHIALAVDEYGGIAGLVTLEDLLEEVVGELTDEHDHAEPIAEDLGAGTFRVPVRLGLDALGELFDLEIEDDDVDTAGGLLTKAIGRVPLPGASGDVQGIHLVAEESAGRRRQVATLLASRSDAGTNAPTPGTTDRATEHFEESDQ; encoded by the coding sequence GTGACCGCCGCTCCCACAGTCCTGCTGCTGGCCGGGGCGGTGATCGTCCTCGGCTTCGGGATGGTGCTGTCGGCGGGGGAGGGGGCCCTGGCCCGCATGACCCGGGCCGCGGCGGAGGACCTCGTGGAGGCCGGCCGGCGCGGTGCCGGACGGGTTGCGGCCCTGACCAACCGGCGCGAGCAGGTGCTCGGCACCCTCGCCGGACTGCGCGCCGGCGTCGACATGCTGGCCGCGATCCTGGTGACTCTGGGAGTGGCCGGCCGCTTCGAGCAGTGGTGGCAGGTCCTGCTGGTGGCGATCGCCCTCAACCTGGTGCTGCTCGGCCTGTTGGTCGGCGTCTCCCCACGCTCGGCAGGCCGCCGCAACCCCGGCGCCACCCTGCTGGCGCTCGCCGGCGTGCTGGAGCGCGTCGACGCGCTCGGCGCGCCCTGGCGCTGGCTTGAAAGCCGATTCGGGCACGCCTCCACGCTCACCGACGCTGAGATGCGCGCCGAAGTCACCGAGGACCTGCGCGAGATGATCGACGAGATCGGTGACTCCGAGACCATCGAGGACGAGGACCGCGAGATGCTGCGCAGCGTGGTCGAACTCGGCCAGACGCTCGTGCGTGAGGTCATGGTGCCCCGCACCGACATGGTCACTATCGACGAGGACAAGCCCGCATCCGCCGGCCTGCGCCTGTTCATCCGCTCCGGCTACTCCCGCGTGCCCGTGATCGGGGAGGACGCCGACGACGTGCGCGGCATCCTCTACCTCAAGGACGTCCTGCGGCGCCTGTCCGACCACCCCGAGCACGGAGAGCGCCCGGTGGTTTCCTTCGTGCGCGAGGCCGTCTACGTGCCCGAGACCAAACTAGCCGACGACCTGCTGCGGGAAATGCAGCTCGGGCACTTCCACATCGCCCTGGCCGTGGACGAGTACGGCGGCATCGCCGGCCTGGTGACCCTCGAGGACCTGCTGGAGGAGGTCGTCGGCGAACTCACCGACGAGCACGACCACGCCGAGCCGATCGCCGAAGACCTCGGGGCGGGCACCTTCCGCGTGCCCGTGCGCCTCGGCCTGGACGCCCTCGGCGAGCTGTTCGACCTGGAGATTGAGGACGACGACGTCGACACCGCCGGCGGGCTCCTCACCAAGGCCATCGGCCGGGTACCACTTCCCGGGGCCAGCGGCGACGTGCAGGGCATCCACCTGGTGGCCGAGGAGAGCGCCGGGCGACGCCGCCAGGTCGCCACCCTGCTGGCTTCCCGCAGCGATGCCGGCACCAACGCACCCACACCCGGAACCACCGACCGAGCCACCGAGCATTTCGAAGAATCCGACCAGTGA
- a CDS encoding ATP-binding protein produces the protein MPLAVDPAVEFLLKHAYKTAVFGEVRRRDVYSIPIEPIREVIVNALVHASYAERGTPIRIGFYDDRIQVDSPGLLLPGMTIDSMRRVSRLRNPALARIFREAGIMEQWGTGVQRVFEQVAEAGLPEPVIEEIQDRVRVTIYVPSHDPAKVSEQASKSGADGGAPSEPSDSPSRSTKSKHQGTKMRH, from the coding sequence ATGCCGCTGGCCGTCGACCCCGCCGTGGAGTTCCTGCTCAAACACGCCTACAAGACCGCGGTCTTCGGCGAGGTCCGGCGCCGGGATGTCTACTCGATCCCCATCGAGCCGATCCGCGAGGTGATCGTCAACGCCCTCGTCCACGCCTCCTATGCGGAACGCGGAACCCCGATCCGCATCGGCTTCTACGATGACCGCATCCAAGTAGACAGCCCCGGCCTGCTGCTGCCAGGCATGACCATTGACTCGATGCGGCGTGTGTCCCGCCTGCGTAACCCCGCCCTCGCGCGCATCTTCCGCGAGGCCGGGATCATGGAGCAGTGGGGCACCGGCGTTCAGCGCGTCTTCGAGCAGGTGGCCGAGGCCGGTCTGCCCGAGCCCGTTATTGAGGAGATCCAGGACCGCGTGCGGGTCACGATCTACGTGCCCAGCCACGATCCGGCCAAGGTCAGTGAACAGGCGAGCAAGTCGGGCGCGGATGGCGGTGCTCCAAGCGAACCGAGTGACTCACCAAGTCGAAGCACCAAGTCAAAGCACCAAGGCACCAAGATGAGGCACTAA
- the ybeY gene encoding rRNA maturation RNase YbeY, with protein sequence MTTEVINETTTKIDAAEFAALADYVLAAMHVSPLAELNILFIDPEPMAELHVRWLDLEGPTDVMSFPMDELRPGTAENETPPGTLGDVVLCPQVAAKQALEAGHSAAEEMLLLTVHGILHLLGYDHAEPEEKQEMFDLQRTLLLTFLAERGK encoded by the coding sequence ATGACTACCGAGGTCATCAACGAGACCACCACCAAGATCGACGCCGCCGAGTTCGCCGCCCTGGCCGACTACGTGCTGGCCGCCATGCACGTCAGCCCCCTGGCCGAACTCAACATCCTGTTCATTGACCCCGAGCCCATGGCCGAGCTGCACGTGCGCTGGTTGGACCTGGAGGGTCCCACGGACGTCATGAGCTTCCCCATGGACGAGCTGCGCCCCGGCACCGCCGAGAACGAGACGCCGCCGGGCACCCTGGGTGACGTGGTGCTGTGCCCGCAGGTCGCCGCCAAACAGGCCCTGGAGGCCGGGCACTCAGCCGCGGAGGAGATGCTGCTGCTGACCGTCCACGGCATCCTGCACCTGCTCGGCTATGACCACGCCGAGCCGGAGGAGAAGCAGGAGATGTTCGACCTCCAGCGCACCCTGCTGCTCACCTTCCTGGCGGAGCGGGGCAAGTGA
- the pglZ gene encoding BREX-1 system phosphatase PglZ type A codes for MNAMSAIQRQLRERFDRPGEAGRIVIWSDPEGRYGDSLDDLNLPDVTVLQVESNEFAIKRRVLVTEPKTKFLLYRHRQPDTPETVTDNWLKDMELAYGTFTADHDSLLTQELGGGPALRRVVEQYPRFFDSKRRREELKPRLRPSDDATAITASMIAVVLGTDERSLEALWRKLLKENAEGKSDGIDEITRLGLADFHWEGTRDIYGYAPDEAPSVDDFVAWLFNRAWEQFSPTEPDLGADQYANIRRDFSTWHNDFSFAPTYRVLADRAAELLGIAEQVADLSLPELLGRKTFPLVDQELVRRLARQVQEHALADMEVQNAVHGRTSLPWYSEFEHGYGAVSAASALLTRIDSGSWNASSPQEGFDHYTQQWFAIDQAYRQFNRHLNLYEPDSPLDALKATVEAAYINDFLTPLGQTWRKQVAGMERWQIESVPSATSFFTEQVSRPWLDKGKKVVVIVSDALRYEVGEELGRRISQEDRFTARLSAMLSALPSYTQLGMAALLPHESLAFADADDGSVEVDGAPSGGTENRAKLLAPMGGTAIQANQLLSLKPGETRELIKTHRLLYVYHNQIDATGDKQTTEPDTFRACEDAIADLIRLVKKLANANVNNILITADHGFLYQESRLEEQDYLSVKPHGDALLHVNHRFVLGRGLKRDAAFITYSPNQLRMSGDIEAQVPGSIHRIRTAGSGTRFVHGGASLQEVVVPVIAVNKRRSSDTHQTPVKIVAETNRITTGQITVMLFQQEPVSEKVKPRRLIAGLYAGDTLISDEVTVDCSQDSAEARDRFFPVTLVLIRDADTFNGKTVELRLAEPVGSERRPYGDKARFTLSRTFTSDFGADFDF; via the coding sequence ATGAACGCCATGTCAGCCATCCAGCGTCAGCTTCGCGAGCGCTTCGACCGCCCCGGGGAAGCCGGACGGATCGTCATCTGGTCGGACCCGGAAGGCAGGTACGGCGACTCTCTCGATGACCTCAACCTGCCCGACGTCACCGTGTTGCAGGTCGAGAGCAATGAGTTCGCCATCAAGCGCCGGGTACTGGTCACCGAGCCGAAGACCAAGTTCCTGCTCTACCGCCACCGCCAGCCAGATACGCCGGAGACCGTGACGGACAACTGGCTCAAGGACATGGAACTCGCTTACGGGACCTTCACCGCGGACCACGACTCACTCCTTACGCAGGAGCTTGGGGGCGGTCCGGCGCTGCGCCGCGTCGTCGAGCAGTACCCGCGATTCTTCGACAGTAAGCGACGCCGTGAGGAGCTCAAACCGCGACTGCGTCCGAGCGACGACGCTACTGCCATCACTGCCTCCATGATCGCCGTCGTGCTGGGCACCGATGAGCGCTCACTGGAGGCGCTCTGGCGGAAGCTGCTGAAGGAGAACGCAGAAGGAAAGTCGGACGGCATTGATGAGATAACCCGCCTGGGACTGGCCGACTTTCATTGGGAGGGTACGCGCGACATCTACGGTTACGCCCCCGACGAAGCACCCAGCGTCGATGACTTCGTGGCGTGGCTGTTCAACCGGGCATGGGAGCAGTTCTCCCCCACCGAGCCGGACTTGGGCGCCGATCAGTACGCCAATATCCGCCGCGACTTCAGCACCTGGCACAACGACTTCAGCTTCGCCCCCACCTACCGGGTCCTGGCCGATCGCGCGGCAGAGCTACTCGGCATCGCCGAGCAGGTGGCCGACCTCTCCCTACCCGAGCTGCTGGGTCGGAAGACATTCCCCCTGGTGGACCAGGAACTCGTCCGCCGTCTGGCACGGCAGGTGCAAGAACACGCCCTCGCGGACATGGAAGTGCAAAACGCAGTGCACGGTCGCACCTCTCTGCCGTGGTACAGCGAGTTCGAGCACGGCTATGGGGCCGTCAGCGCGGCGTCAGCTCTGCTGACGCGTATCGACTCCGGCTCCTGGAACGCCTCCTCCCCACAGGAGGGCTTCGACCACTACACCCAGCAGTGGTTCGCCATCGACCAGGCCTACCGGCAGTTCAACCGACACCTCAACCTCTATGAGCCGGACTCCCCCCTCGACGCCCTGAAGGCGACGGTCGAAGCCGCCTACATCAATGACTTCCTGACTCCCCTCGGACAGACCTGGCGCAAGCAAGTCGCCGGCATGGAGCGCTGGCAGATCGAATCGGTCCCCTCGGCCACGTCCTTCTTCACCGAGCAGGTCAGTCGGCCTTGGCTGGACAAGGGCAAGAAAGTCGTCGTCATTGTCTCCGACGCACTGCGCTACGAAGTGGGTGAGGAACTGGGCCGACGCATTAGCCAGGAGGACCGCTTTACGGCCCGACTGTCCGCCATGCTCTCGGCCCTGCCGTCCTACACCCAGCTCGGCATGGCTGCGCTGCTGCCACATGAGTCGCTGGCATTCGCCGACGCCGACGACGGATCGGTTGAGGTTGACGGCGCGCCCAGCGGAGGAACCGAGAACCGGGCCAAGCTGCTCGCGCCCATGGGCGGCACCGCGATCCAGGCCAATCAGCTCTTGAGCCTAAAGCCCGGTGAAACCCGGGAACTCATCAAGACCCACCGGCTGCTCTACGTCTACCACAACCAGATCGACGCCACCGGAGACAAGCAGACCACCGAGCCGGACACCTTCCGTGCCTGTGAAGACGCCATCGCAGACCTGATCAGGCTCGTCAAGAAACTGGCGAACGCCAACGTCAACAACATCCTCATCACCGCCGATCACGGCTTCCTCTACCAGGAGAGCCGCCTGGAGGAGCAGGACTACCTGTCGGTCAAGCCACATGGTGACGCCCTACTGCATGTGAACCACCGCTTCGTGCTGGGGCGCGGTCTCAAGCGGGACGCCGCGTTCATCACCTACTCCCCCAACCAGCTCCGGATGTCCGGGGATATCGAGGCGCAGGTGCCCGGATCCATTCACCGCATCCGTACGGCGGGCTCCGGCACGCGCTTCGTGCACGGCGGGGCTTCTCTTCAGGAGGTCGTGGTGCCCGTCATCGCCGTCAACAAGCGGCGTTCCTCGGACACTCATCAGACGCCCGTCAAGATCGTCGCCGAGACGAACAGGATCACCACCGGGCAGATCACCGTCATGCTGTTCCAGCAAGAGCCGGTCAGCGAGAAGGTCAAGCCACGCCGTCTCATCGCAGGCCTGTACGCAGGCGACACATTGATCTCCGACGAGGTCACGGTGGACTGCTCTCAGGACTCCGCGGAGGCCCGGGACCGGTTCTTCCCAGTCACCCTGGTATTGATCAGGGACGCGGATACCTTCAACGGTAAGACCGTGGAACTACGGCTGGCCGAACCGGTCGGCTCGGAGCGCCGTCCCTACGGGGACAAGGCCCGTTTCACCCTGTCCCGCACCTTCACCAGCGACTTCGGAGCCGACTTCGACTTCTAG